The Saccharopolyspora gloriosae genome has a segment encoding these proteins:
- a CDS encoding sigma-70 family RNA polymerase sigma factor, giving the protein MTMAKHLENDEFLRQADPFRRELLAHCYRMLGSVHDAEDLVQETYLRAWRAYDRFEGRSSLRTWLHRIATTACLTALESRGRRPLPTGLGNPSLDPREDLVERGEVPWLEPVPEAMLPAGSDPADVVTSRENTRLALVAALQHLPPRQRAVLLLREVLRWRAAEVAELLGTSTASVNSSLQRARAQLDQVAPAPETVSEPVTAHQHALLDQWVAAFEAKDVPTIVELFTSDAVWEMPPFTGWYQGPEPIGRLIANRCPAGPGDMRLVRTDANGQPAFAVYMRGGDGDYQPFHLQVLTMRGERVEHVAAFFDTSLFETFGLPAMLLADTRTAR; this is encoded by the coding sequence ATGACCATGGCGAAGCACCTCGAGAACGACGAATTCTTACGGCAGGCGGACCCGTTCCGGCGAGAACTGCTGGCGCACTGCTACCGGATGCTGGGGTCGGTGCACGACGCCGAGGACCTCGTTCAGGAGACCTACCTGCGCGCCTGGCGGGCCTACGACCGGTTCGAAGGCCGGTCCTCGCTGCGCACCTGGCTGCACCGGATCGCCACCACCGCCTGCCTGACCGCGCTGGAGAGCCGGGGCCGCAGACCGCTGCCCACCGGCCTCGGAAATCCCAGCTTGGATCCGCGGGAAGATCTGGTGGAACGCGGCGAGGTGCCCTGGCTGGAACCGGTGCCGGAGGCGATGCTGCCCGCCGGGAGCGATCCGGCCGACGTGGTGACCTCGCGGGAGAACACCCGGCTGGCGCTGGTCGCGGCGCTGCAACACCTGCCGCCGAGGCAGCGCGCGGTGCTGCTGTTGCGGGAGGTGCTGCGCTGGCGCGCGGCGGAGGTCGCCGAACTGCTCGGCACCAGCACCGCATCGGTCAACAGCAGCCTGCAACGCGCCCGCGCTCAGCTCGACCAGGTGGCGCCCGCGCCGGAGACCGTCAGCGAACCGGTCACCGCGCACCAGCACGCCCTGCTCGACCAATGGGTCGCCGCCTTCGAGGCGAAGGACGTGCCCACCATCGTCGAGCTGTTCACCTCCGACGCGGTGTGGGAGATGCCCCCGTTCACCGGTTGGTACCAGGGACCGGAGCCGATCGGCAGGCTCATCGCGAACCGCTGCCCCGCAGGCCCCGGAGACATGCGGCTGGTCCGCACCGACGCGAACGGCCAGCCCGCGTTCGCCGTGTACATGCGCGGCGGCGACGGCGATTACCAACCGTTCCACCTGCAGGTGCTGACGATGCGCGGGGAGCGGGTGGAGCACGTCGCCGCGTTCTTCGACACCTCCTTGTTCGAGACGTTCGGTCTGCCGGCGATGCTGCTCGCCGACACCCGCACCGCCCGCTGA
- a CDS encoding TIGR03086 family metal-binding protein: MGTRVLGGIDLMERAVSYLTGVLHEVPAAALAGPTPCAEWDLRALLAHVDDSVAALGEAVGGRIGVGARALPEPDPATALRDRSRELLGAWNAAIDVDPVTVFGAPVARNVVVGTGALEIAVHGWDIARSCGQDRALPTPLADDLLPLVALLVVDADRPCRFGDQVPVAADADASTRLLCFLGRDPR, from the coding sequence GTGGGGACGCGGGTGCTCGGTGGCATCGACCTGATGGAACGCGCCGTGAGCTACTTGACGGGCGTGCTGCACGAGGTGCCCGCGGCGGCGCTGGCCGGCCCGACGCCGTGCGCCGAGTGGGACCTGCGGGCGCTGCTGGCGCACGTCGACGATTCCGTCGCGGCGCTCGGCGAAGCGGTCGGCGGCCGGATCGGCGTCGGTGCGCGGGCGCTCCCGGAGCCGGATCCGGCGACGGCGTTGCGGGATCGGTCCCGGGAACTGCTCGGGGCGTGGAACGCGGCGATCGACGTCGACCCGGTGACGGTGTTCGGCGCACCGGTGGCCAGGAACGTCGTCGTCGGCACCGGCGCGTTGGAGATCGCCGTGCACGGCTGGGACATCGCCCGCTCCTGCGGGCAGGACCGGGCGCTGCCGACGCCGCTCGCCGATGACCTGTTGCCACTGGTCGCGCTGCTGGTCGTCGACGCGGATCGGCCGTGTCGGTTCGGTGATCAGGTCCCGGTCGCGGCGGACGCGGACGCGTCGACGCGGCTGTTGTGCTTCCTCGGGCGGGATCCGCGATGA
- the recQ gene encoding DNA helicase RecQ, whose product MTSAQSSPVADPAAPDALGVLNRVFGYDSFRGPQQDIVEHVIGGGDALVLMPTGGGKSLCYQVPALVRDGVGVVVSPLIALMQDQVDALTEVGVRAGFLNSTQDAGERRAVEAAFLNGELDLLYLAPERLRVESTLSLLDKGNISLFAIDEAHCVAQWGHDFRPDYLALSMLHERWPDVPRIALTATATEATRGEIATRLDLTQARHFVASFDRPNIQYRIVGKNDPKRQLLSLLRNEHAGDAGIVYCLSRSSVEKTAEFLSQNGIPAVPYHAGLDGRTRAAHQSRFLREEGLVVVATIAFGMGIDKPDVRFVAHLDLPKSVEGYYQETGRAGRDGLPSTAWLAYGLQDVVQQRKMINNSEGDDAHRRRLGTHLEAMLALCETVECRRVQLLAYFGQDGEPCGNCDTCLAPPESWDGTIAAQKLLSAVYRLQNERRQKFGAGHVIDILLGKRNDKVDQHRHDELTVFGIGTDLRDADWRGVVRQLLAQGLLAVEGDYGTLVLTEASGEVLGRERSVRLRREPEKPAKQPKPAKAGKAEQVEMPAEAAPLFERLRAWRAATAKEQGVPAYVIFHDAVLRQVAAQKPSTLDELGTISGVGQNKLDKYGRLVLDVLAEE is encoded by the coding sequence GTGACTTCCGCGCAGAGCAGTCCCGTCGCCGATCCTGCCGCGCCCGACGCGCTGGGGGTGTTGAACCGCGTCTTCGGCTACGACTCGTTCCGAGGGCCGCAGCAGGACATCGTCGAGCACGTCATCGGTGGCGGTGACGCGCTGGTGCTGATGCCCACCGGTGGCGGGAAATCGCTGTGCTACCAGGTTCCGGCGCTGGTCCGCGACGGTGTCGGCGTGGTCGTCTCGCCGCTGATCGCGTTGATGCAGGACCAGGTCGACGCGCTCACCGAGGTCGGCGTGCGAGCCGGGTTCCTGAACTCCACGCAGGACGCGGGGGAGCGCCGCGCGGTGGAGGCCGCGTTCCTCAACGGCGAACTGGACCTGCTCTACCTGGCTCCGGAACGGCTGCGCGTCGAGTCCACGTTGTCCTTGCTGGACAAGGGGAACATCTCGCTGTTCGCGATCGACGAGGCGCACTGCGTGGCGCAGTGGGGCCACGACTTCCGCCCGGACTACCTGGCGCTGTCCATGCTGCACGAGCGCTGGCCGGACGTGCCGCGCATCGCGCTGACCGCCACCGCCACCGAGGCCACCCGCGGCGAGATCGCGACCCGGCTGGACCTGACGCAGGCGCGGCACTTCGTGGCGAGCTTCGACCGCCCGAACATCCAGTACCGGATCGTCGGCAAGAACGACCCGAAGCGGCAGCTGCTGAGCCTGCTGCGCAACGAGCACGCCGGGGACGCGGGGATCGTCTACTGCCTGTCCCGGTCGTCGGTGGAGAAGACGGCGGAATTCCTCAGCCAGAACGGAATTCCGGCCGTGCCGTACCACGCGGGCCTGGACGGGCGGACCCGCGCGGCGCACCAGTCCCGGTTCCTGCGCGAGGAGGGGCTGGTCGTGGTGGCCACCATCGCGTTCGGCATGGGCATCGACAAACCCGACGTGCGGTTCGTCGCGCACCTGGACCTGCCGAAGTCCGTGGAGGGCTACTACCAGGAGACCGGCCGGGCGGGCCGGGACGGGCTGCCGTCCACGGCGTGGCTGGCCTACGGCCTGCAGGACGTCGTCCAGCAGCGCAAAATGATCAACAACTCCGAGGGCGACGACGCGCACCGCAGGCGGCTCGGCACGCACCTGGAGGCGATGCTCGCGCTGTGCGAGACCGTGGAGTGCCGCCGGGTGCAGCTGCTGGCCTACTTCGGCCAGGACGGCGAGCCCTGCGGCAACTGCGACACCTGCCTGGCTCCGCCGGAGTCCTGGGACGGCACGATCGCGGCGCAGAAGCTGCTCTCGGCGGTGTACCGGTTGCAGAACGAGCGGCGGCAGAAGTTCGGCGCCGGGCACGTCATCGACATCCTGCTCGGCAAGCGCAACGACAAGGTCGACCAGCACCGCCACGACGAGCTCACCGTGTTCGGCATCGGAACCGACCTGCGCGACGCGGACTGGCGCGGCGTGGTGCGCCAGCTGCTCGCCCAGGGACTGCTGGCCGTGGAAGGCGACTACGGCACGTTGGTGCTCACCGAGGCCAGCGGCGAAGTGCTGGGCCGGGAGCGGTCGGTGCGGTTGCGCCGCGAACCGGAGAAGCCCGCGAAGCAACCGAAGCCCGCCAAGGCGGGCAAGGCCGAGCAGGTGGAGATGCCCGCCGAGGCGGCACCGCTGTTCGAACGTCTCCGCGCCTGGCGCGCGGCCACCGCGAAGGAGCAGGGCGTGCCCGCCTACGTGATCTTCCACGACGCGGTGCTGCGCCAGGTCGCCGCGCAGAAACCGTCCACACTGGATGAATTGGGAACCATCAGCGGAGTCGGCCAGAACAAGCTGGACAAGTACGGTCGGCTCGTCCTGGACGTCCTCGCCGAGGAGTGA
- a CDS encoding glycosyltransferase, giving the protein MRIVFSSLSSHGHVFPLVPLARAAPAQGHEVLFATGEQFEQTLNDLALRTEAVGVPIGAGFAAAGRDSVPEPGSDEWVSLVVRAFGAELPRRYAADLLPVLDRFAPDLVVHEAGNHGAALAARHAGIPGVCHGFGKQNPAHFPGFEQALRGVADEFGITLPDGDLHTVGNPYLDIFPASLQNAEFLDSVERSPLRPVPFAGGGELPPEAVESRKRPLVYLTLGTGFGDPVVLRAAIGGLAALAVDVIVAAGPSVAADALGGLPANVSAHSWVPQAELLEHVDLVVHHGGSGTTLAALGAGLPQLFLPQGADQFGNAETISSAGGGATLLGAEVTADAVHDAARNLLDDEQYREVAERVAAEIAAMPAPEEVAARLTDFTG; this is encoded by the coding sequence GTGCGAATTGTGTTCTCAAGTCTTTCCAGTCATGGTCACGTGTTCCCGCTGGTCCCGTTGGCTCGCGCCGCTCCGGCGCAGGGCCACGAGGTTCTCTTCGCCACCGGCGAGCAGTTCGAGCAGACGCTGAACGATCTCGCACTGCGCACCGAGGCGGTGGGCGTGCCCATCGGTGCGGGATTCGCCGCCGCCGGACGGGATTCCGTGCCGGAGCCCGGCTCGGACGAATGGGTTTCCCTCGTGGTGCGCGCGTTCGGAGCCGAACTGCCGCGCAGGTACGCCGCCGACCTGCTGCCGGTGCTGGACCGCTTCGCCCCGGACCTGGTGGTGCACGAGGCCGGCAACCACGGCGCCGCACTCGCCGCCCGGCACGCCGGGATTCCCGGTGTCTGCCACGGTTTCGGCAAGCAGAACCCGGCGCACTTCCCCGGTTTCGAGCAGGCGCTGCGCGGTGTCGCCGACGAGTTCGGAATCACGTTGCCCGACGGGGACCTGCACACCGTCGGAAATCCTTACCTGGACATTTTCCCCGCTTCCTTGCAGAACGCCGAATTCCTCGATTCGGTCGAGCGGTCCCCGCTGCGACCGGTGCCGTTCGCGGGCGGGGGCGAGCTGCCGCCGGAGGCCGTGGAGTCGCGGAAGCGACCGCTGGTGTACCTGACGCTGGGCACCGGTTTCGGCGACCCGGTGGTGCTGCGCGCCGCGATCGGCGGGCTCGCGGCCCTAGCCGTGGACGTGATCGTGGCGGCCGGTCCGAGCGTGGCGGCCGACGCGCTGGGCGGGCTGCCCGCGAACGTGTCGGCGCACTCGTGGGTGCCGCAGGCCGAACTGCTGGAGCACGTCGACCTGGTCGTGCACCACGGCGGCAGCGGTACGACCCTCGCCGCGCTGGGCGCGGGCCTGCCGCAGCTGTTCCTGCCGCAGGGCGCGGACCAGTTCGGCAACGCCGAGACCATCAGCTCGGCAGGCGGCGGAGCGACGCTGCTCGGCGCCGAAGTCACCGCGGACGCGGTGCACGACGCGGCGCGGAACCTGCTGGACGACGAGCAGTACCGCGAGGTCGCCGAGCGGGTGGCCGCCGAGATCGCCGCGATGCCCGCTCCGGAGGAGGTCGCCGCCCGGCTCACCGACTTCACCGGCTGA
- a CDS encoding sensor histidine kinase codes for MVTTDAAPRIDEARVRRAHRVLFWVTLTTAVLGAAFGYLVLSEDPAPPGGLVPSLLVGAVVQLAATVVIGRSGARPQLGLLVVLAVAALMLLLDTPWQPLMVAGGVLWVPLALSWSAARVAEWPNARWKLAVSAAAVLAYAFLAGAQPGSMGLGSALAAIAPALGGIATVLARRLGQARRDRAEALARERVAVARQEQAAERERLSADMHDNLGHVLTLLVLHANALAVSSSDPEAREAGRRIGELGGSGMTEMRRLLALLDDPDSVSGRPGAEVAESVADLVEQVREAGQAVEFTDTGAERGLPAVLARTVHRVVQEGLTNARRHAPGSTAEVSVRGADDAVRVSVRNGPGGSGEPGAGRGLDGLRRRVELLGGEVRAEVDEDGGFTLHATLPAETRS; via the coding sequence GTGGTCACCACCGATGCGGCGCCTCGGATCGACGAGGCACGGGTCCGCCGTGCGCACCGCGTGCTGTTCTGGGTCACGTTAACGACCGCGGTGCTCGGTGCGGCGTTCGGCTACCTGGTCCTGTCCGAGGATCCGGCGCCGCCGGGTGGATTGGTGCCGTCGCTGCTCGTCGGCGCGGTCGTGCAGCTCGCCGCGACGGTGGTGATCGGCCGCTCCGGCGCTCGTCCGCAGCTGGGGCTGCTGGTGGTGCTCGCGGTGGCCGCGCTGATGTTGCTGCTGGACACCCCGTGGCAGCCGCTGATGGTCGCGGGCGGGGTGCTGTGGGTGCCGCTGGCGCTGTCCTGGTCGGCGGCGCGCGTGGCCGAATGGCCGAACGCGCGGTGGAAACTCGCCGTGTCCGCGGCGGCGGTGCTGGCTTACGCCTTTCTCGCGGGCGCGCAACCGGGCTCGATGGGGCTGGGATCGGCGCTGGCCGCGATCGCCCCGGCGCTCGGCGGCATCGCGACGGTCCTCGCGCGGCGGCTCGGACAGGCGCGGCGTGATCGGGCCGAGGCTTTGGCGCGGGAGCGGGTCGCGGTGGCGCGTCAGGAGCAGGCCGCCGAGCGGGAACGGCTCTCCGCGGACATGCACGACAACCTCGGGCATGTGCTGACCTTGCTGGTGCTGCACGCCAACGCGCTCGCGGTCAGCAGCTCGGACCCGGAGGCGCGGGAGGCGGGGCGTCGCATCGGCGAGCTCGGTGGCTCGGGCATGACGGAGATGCGCAGGTTGCTGGCGCTGCTCGACGATCCCGACTCGGTGTCCGGGCGGCCCGGCGCCGAGGTGGCCGAGTCCGTGGCGGACCTGGTCGAGCAGGTGCGGGAGGCCGGTCAGGCGGTGGAGTTCACCGACACCGGAGCGGAGCGGGGCTTGCCCGCCGTCCTCGCCCGGACCGTGCACCGGGTGGTGCAGGAAGGGCTGACCAACGCCCGCAGGCACGCGCCGGGGTCGACGGCGGAGGTGTCGGTGCGCGGCGCGGACGACGCCGTGCGCGTCTCCGTCCGCAACGGGCCGGGCGGCTCCGGCGAGCCGGGCGCGGGGCGCGGCCTCGACGGCCTGCGCAGGCGGGTCGAACTGCTCGGCGGCGAGGTGCGCGCCGAGGTGGACGAGGACGGCGGCTTCACGTTGCACGCGACGCTGCCCGCCGAGACGCGGAGCTGA